Proteins encoded together in one Planctopirus ephydatiae window:
- the rpsR gene encoding 30S ribosomal protein S18, protein MAQYTKTEIKKLRKKRQRLKKKLKCRFCPDGCDKPPRPIFVDYKDLKTLRAMIDREGNLLARRKTGTCVKYQRVVRDAVLRARFMGLLPYVAEE, encoded by the coding sequence ATGGCCCAGTACACCAAAACCGAAATCAAGAAGCTTCGCAAGAAGCGTCAGCGACTCAAGAAGAAGCTCAAGTGCCGCTTCTGTCCGGATGGCTGCGATAAGCCACCACGTCCGATCTTTGTCGATTACAAAGATCTCAAAACACTCCGCGCCATGATTGACCGCGAAGGCAATCTGCTGGCTCGCCGTAAGACGGGCACCTGCGTGAAGTATCAGCGTGTGGTGCGTGATGCCGTTCTTCGAGCTCGCTTCATGGGACTTCTCCCCTACGTGGCAGAAGAGTAA
- a CDS encoding vWA domain-containing protein, with amino-acid sequence MASITQPQDDVVYEMDFGPSWWDRIKESGAWTVSLALHVVVLFCFSLITFSDTIREQLMITSEIQDIPQEAEFKFDVAVSDVMGNDSNFNMLGASQEASVAMGQKSEEEFKEQLEDPFKPELPATEAIVEPPRTELTQAINAQGATEHPGGVEGAVDRMAFEIAASLREKKTLVVWLFDVSPSLHKRRNVIADRVENIYAQLNAMNVSADKALKSAVVTFGERTNILTEEPVDDVAQLVKTVRGVKSESGGQENTFGAVITAANKFLSYRTKMGRNVMLIVVTDEAGSDAREKLEQAISSTKRAGIRCYVVGDAAPFGKRQVEEPFELENGEQVIGVMDRGPESFYQEFVHLGFWGINDYGLENLSSGFGPYALTRLCAETGGLYFVADSGKGPSLDPQTMRNYQPDYRTITLLDQDIRKNMAKQALVTLAEQNKDIQIPLPSLGFPAANDGELRTSIDRAQRPLADFDYKISQLLTQLEVGEKDRAKITEPRWKASYDLAMGRLLALKVRAFGYNTMLAEMKASPRKFEKAGNNRWELVPAKEITSGASVKKLANRANEYLKRVVDEHAGTPWGLMAERELSRPLGWEWKEGYYNAAAMRGGNGNDEKLRPRFIEEEDPKTGKKVKKMVPAGPVRREI; translated from the coding sequence ATGGCCAGCATAACACAACCGCAGGATGATGTTGTTTACGAGATGGACTTTGGTCCTTCCTGGTGGGATCGCATCAAGGAATCTGGTGCGTGGACCGTCAGCCTGGCACTCCATGTGGTCGTGCTCTTCTGCTTTTCACTCATTACGTTCTCGGACACCATCCGTGAGCAATTGATGATTACGAGCGAAATTCAGGACATTCCGCAGGAAGCCGAATTCAAATTTGATGTTGCCGTCTCCGATGTGATGGGCAACGACAGCAACTTCAATATGCTGGGTGCCTCGCAGGAAGCCTCTGTGGCGATGGGCCAGAAGTCGGAAGAAGAATTCAAAGAGCAGTTGGAAGATCCCTTCAAACCCGAACTTCCTGCGACCGAAGCCATCGTCGAACCTCCACGAACAGAATTGACACAGGCGATCAACGCCCAGGGTGCGACTGAGCATCCCGGTGGCGTGGAAGGTGCTGTCGATCGAATGGCTTTTGAAATCGCCGCCTCCTTGCGTGAAAAGAAAACACTGGTCGTTTGGCTGTTTGATGTTTCTCCCTCATTGCACAAGCGGCGTAACGTGATTGCAGATCGCGTGGAAAACATTTACGCCCAACTCAACGCCATGAATGTTTCCGCAGACAAAGCCCTCAAATCAGCCGTCGTGACCTTCGGCGAACGAACAAATATTCTGACCGAAGAACCTGTCGATGATGTCGCCCAACTTGTCAAGACGGTTCGCGGTGTGAAGAGCGAATCCGGAGGTCAGGAGAACACCTTTGGAGCAGTCATTACTGCTGCTAATAAGTTCCTCTCTTACCGCACGAAAATGGGCCGCAACGTCATGCTGATCGTCGTGACCGACGAAGCAGGTTCCGACGCGCGTGAAAAACTCGAGCAGGCCATTTCATCGACCAAACGCGCCGGCATTCGCTGCTATGTTGTTGGTGACGCCGCTCCCTTCGGCAAGCGTCAGGTCGAAGAGCCGTTTGAACTGGAGAATGGGGAACAGGTCATCGGTGTGATGGATCGCGGCCCGGAATCGTTCTACCAGGAATTTGTCCATCTCGGTTTCTGGGGGATTAACGATTACGGCCTCGAAAACCTTTCCTCAGGCTTTGGACCTTATGCATTGACTCGTCTTTGTGCCGAAACCGGCGGCCTCTACTTTGTGGCAGACAGTGGCAAAGGACCATCGCTCGATCCACAGACGATGCGTAACTATCAGCCTGATTACCGCACGATCACATTGCTGGATCAGGATATTCGCAAGAACATGGCCAAGCAGGCTCTGGTCACATTGGCTGAGCAGAACAAAGACATCCAGATTCCATTGCCCAGCCTCGGCTTCCCCGCAGCCAATGATGGTGAACTTCGCACATCAATCGATCGCGCTCAACGTCCTCTGGCCGATTTCGACTACAAGATTTCGCAGCTGCTCACACAGTTGGAAGTCGGCGAAAAGGATCGTGCCAAAATTACCGAACCTCGCTGGAAAGCCAGCTATGATTTGGCCATGGGCCGATTGCTCGCCTTGAAGGTGCGTGCCTTTGGCTACAACACCATGCTGGCTGAAATGAAGGCTTCGCCACGCAAATTCGAGAAAGCCGGAAACAACCGCTGGGAGTTGGTTCCTGCCAAAGAAATTACATCCGGGGCCAGTGTCAAGAAATTGGCGAACCGGGCGAATGAGTACCTGAAGCGTGTAGTGGATGAGCATGCTGGCACCCCCTGGGGTTTGATGGCTGAACGTGAACTGAGCCGTCCTTTAGGTTGGGAATGGAAAGAGGGCTACTACAACGCGGCCGCCATGCGAGGTGGTAACGGGAATGACGAAAAGCTCCGTCCACGATTTATCGAAGAAGAAGATCCCAAGACTGGCAAGAAGGTCAAGAAGATGGTTCCCGCTGGCCCTGTCCGACGAGAGATCTAA
- a CDS encoding molybdenum cofactor biosynthesis protein MoaE, translating into MPKLTEQPIESQQLLFAVQTTQAGAVILFLGTVREFTNQRQTLALDYEAFAPMAIAEMERIEAEAREKWLVAKIETIHRLGHLTLGEISVGVAVSAPHRDAAFAAGQYVIDELKRRVPIWKKENWSDGSQEWVHP; encoded by the coding sequence ATGCCAAAACTGACTGAACAACCGATTGAATCACAGCAGTTGCTTTTCGCTGTCCAGACAACACAAGCGGGGGCCGTGATCCTGTTTCTGGGAACCGTGCGGGAGTTTACGAATCAGCGACAGACCCTGGCTCTCGATTACGAAGCATTCGCACCCATGGCGATTGCCGAGATGGAGCGAATTGAAGCCGAGGCCCGCGAAAAGTGGTTGGTGGCGAAGATCGAGACCATCCATCGGCTCGGCCACCTGACGTTGGGCGAAATCAGCGTGGGAGTCGCAGTCTCTGCTCCTCATCGCGATGCCGCCTTTGCCGCGGGGCAATATGTTATTGATGAGTTGAAGCGGCGTGTTCCTATCTGGAAGAAAGAGAACTGGTCCGATGGAAGCCAGGAATGGGTTCATCCCTGA
- a CDS encoding MoaD/ThiS family protein — protein sequence MNSSVIHEQVVDVQLFALARELTNVARVSLEVPVEGRPVTIADVQHALMTRFPRLASLGSKLLFAVGTQYADENTVVQPGEPVACFPPVSGG from the coding sequence ATGAATTCCAGTGTCATTCATGAACAGGTTGTGGACGTGCAATTGTTTGCCCTGGCACGGGAACTCACCAATGTCGCCAGGGTTTCGCTCGAAGTTCCTGTCGAAGGGCGACCTGTGACAATCGCAGATGTTCAGCACGCTCTCATGACCCGATTTCCGCGGCTGGCTTCCCTCGGGTCGAAGCTGCTCTTTGCCGTCGGGACTCAGTACGCAGATGAAAATACCGTGGTTCAACCCGGCGAGCCGGTCGCCTGTTTTCCACCCGTGAGTGGGGGATAA
- a CDS encoding FAD-binding and (Fe-S)-binding domain-containing protein has protein sequence MEIWATRIKEDLSGLFRGKLDVSRVASIVYSQDGGVTREAPCGVAQPEDAEDQVVLVQYCHEHSIPMTVRGAGTSLFGQSLGPGLIIDVSARMNRVLSMSERTVRVEPGITIDELNRRLRPYGREFGVYPLDSAVATVGGVVGVDGIGPHGLRHGAAHDHVASLQVMLARGTQFTAGLEPLAMPDRQAPENQPHQVKRTIICRLESILRNEAALIKASQPGVTLLRRGGYQLRGVLTEERLDLCRLLVGSEGTLGLYTGITLHTTPLPAHRGVLLLLCPTLDSAIEVVHQVRVMEPAACDLVDRRILTLARELDDRFLMIIPPTIEAAVLIEVTAETESECREQLTSLRRCTARIAEGHLTAYEANSLSDVEFLWSLSRKILPQLEKPRGGMRTVRIFDDLVVPPQALAEFLAKAHKAFQMADISAVMYSHAAMGVVHFRPLLTDRAAWPVAALEQLQYALYEAAWSLGGCIGSTQGLGSLRTSALREQYGSLCDIFKEVKNIFDPEGLLAPGHVVPAAARVGWGTAFSSASQQARAVDPIHFSGRELKSTFEQELPAQAPTGELVELCHSWPQGEAIEAVNACNGCGNCRREDRNHRMCPFFHLTHQEVSSPRAKAVVFRDILSGRLAPETLTRPEMLPILNSCFNCQQCSLECPSHVDIPRMAIELKGQAASQQGVSRVDWLLSRPDVWGPWGSWLAPVLNPLLNWGTFRRVLELLTGVARERRLPLFSRKSFLQQTAQQAVEVPRSASEPVAAEKEPLQPVVYFVDHFANYHDTELAMAFSRVLEHLGFELIVPTGQLASGMALISAGELPAARELAMENLRVLAPHARDGLRIICTEPTAALCLKKEYPRLTQHPDADLVAQQTVEAGAFLAELAAIGRLPIPTEPLAMTPLRAVYHTPCHLKSLGERQPLLEICRLIPKLELHAVERGCSGMAGTFGLSSKNFQTSMKIGHELMETMRSRDWDFGVTECSGCRLQMTQRTSTPTLHPIKLMAMAYGLMPELKARFKHQTRKYTLE, from the coding sequence GTGGAAATCTGGGCGACTCGAATCAAGGAAGACCTCTCCGGACTGTTTCGGGGCAAGCTCGATGTGAGCCGGGTGGCATCGATTGTTTATTCCCAGGATGGAGGTGTCACTCGTGAGGCTCCCTGTGGAGTGGCGCAGCCAGAAGATGCCGAAGATCAGGTCGTGCTGGTGCAGTATTGTCATGAGCACAGCATTCCGATGACTGTGCGAGGTGCAGGAACTTCGCTCTTTGGGCAGTCTCTGGGCCCGGGGTTGATCATTGATGTTTCGGCCAGAATGAACCGTGTGCTCTCGATGAGTGAGCGCACTGTCCGCGTTGAGCCGGGGATCACTATTGACGAACTGAACCGTCGTTTAAGGCCTTATGGCCGCGAGTTTGGGGTCTATCCTCTGGATTCTGCCGTAGCAACCGTGGGCGGAGTTGTCGGAGTTGATGGTATCGGGCCGCACGGCTTGCGTCATGGGGCAGCCCACGATCATGTCGCCTCGCTGCAGGTCATGCTTGCCAGAGGGACACAGTTTACGGCGGGGTTGGAACCCTTAGCCATGCCCGATCGGCAGGCCCCGGAGAATCAGCCCCATCAGGTCAAACGAACCATCATTTGCCGGCTCGAATCGATCTTGAGAAATGAGGCCGCACTGATCAAGGCGTCTCAACCGGGAGTCACGCTGCTGCGCAGGGGAGGCTATCAATTACGGGGAGTTCTGACGGAAGAGCGGCTCGATTTGTGCCGCCTGCTGGTCGGTTCCGAAGGCACCCTGGGTTTGTATACAGGGATCACGCTGCATACGACCCCATTGCCAGCCCATCGCGGCGTTCTGCTGTTACTTTGCCCGACACTTGATTCAGCCATTGAAGTGGTGCATCAGGTTCGAGTGATGGAGCCGGCAGCCTGTGACCTCGTCGATCGCAGAATCCTGACTCTGGCACGAGAACTCGATGACCGGTTTCTGATGATTATTCCTCCGACCATAGAAGCTGCAGTGCTGATTGAAGTGACAGCCGAGACGGAATCGGAGTGTCGCGAACAGTTGACCAGCCTCAGACGCTGCACCGCACGCATTGCGGAAGGGCATTTAACAGCCTATGAAGCGAATTCGCTCAGTGATGTCGAGTTTCTCTGGTCGCTTTCCCGCAAGATTCTTCCCCAACTGGAAAAGCCTCGTGGCGGCATGCGGACTGTGCGGATCTTTGATGATCTGGTGGTTCCGCCACAAGCACTCGCGGAATTTCTGGCCAAGGCCCATAAAGCTTTTCAAATGGCCGATATCTCGGCGGTCATGTATTCGCATGCTGCCATGGGTGTCGTTCACTTTCGACCTTTGCTGACAGATCGAGCGGCATGGCCTGTTGCCGCTTTAGAGCAGTTGCAGTATGCATTGTATGAAGCCGCCTGGTCTCTGGGTGGTTGTATCGGCAGTACTCAAGGTCTGGGCAGCTTGCGAACCAGCGCTCTGCGAGAGCAGTATGGTTCTTTGTGCGATATCTTCAAAGAGGTCAAAAACATCTTTGATCCTGAAGGATTGCTGGCTCCCGGGCATGTTGTCCCTGCCGCAGCGCGTGTCGGTTGGGGAACGGCTTTTTCCTCTGCCAGTCAGCAGGCAAGAGCTGTGGATCCCATTCACTTTTCTGGCCGGGAATTGAAGTCGACTTTTGAGCAGGAACTGCCAGCTCAAGCTCCTACCGGCGAACTGGTGGAGTTATGCCACTCCTGGCCCCAGGGAGAAGCGATTGAGGCCGTCAATGCCTGCAATGGCTGCGGAAACTGCCGTCGTGAAGACCGTAATCATCGCATGTGCCCGTTCTTTCATTTGACCCATCAGGAGGTCTCCAGTCCACGAGCCAAAGCGGTAGTGTTTCGAGATATTCTTTCTGGCAGGCTTGCGCCAGAAACGCTGACTCGCCCGGAAATGCTCCCTATTCTCAATTCGTGCTTTAACTGCCAGCAATGTTCACTCGAATGCCCTTCCCATGTTGATATCCCGCGAATGGCCATCGAATTGAAAGGTCAGGCGGCATCTCAACAGGGTGTTTCCCGAGTCGACTGGCTCCTTTCGCGGCCTGATGTCTGGGGGCCATGGGGGAGTTGGTTAGCACCAGTCCTCAACCCATTGCTCAACTGGGGCACGTTTCGCCGGGTTTTGGAATTGCTGACAGGAGTCGCCAGAGAGCGGCGATTACCACTTTTCTCTCGAAAATCTTTTCTCCAGCAAACCGCCCAACAAGCCGTTGAGGTTCCGCGATCTGCTTCTGAGCCGGTTGCAGCAGAGAAAGAGCCACTTCAGCCAGTGGTTTACTTTGTCGATCATTTTGCGAACTACCACGATACAGAACTAGCCATGGCGTTCAGCCGTGTCCTGGAGCATCTGGGGTTTGAGCTCATTGTGCCGACAGGACAGTTGGCCTCCGGGATGGCCTTGATCTCGGCTGGTGAGTTGCCAGCGGCACGTGAACTAGCAATGGAAAATCTGCGAGTGCTGGCCCCTCATGCTCGTGACGGGTTACGGATTATCTGTACTGAGCCAACGGCGGCTTTGTGTTTGAAGAAGGAATATCCCAGGCTGACTCAACATCCAGATGCCGACCTGGTGGCACAACAGACCGTGGAAGCGGGGGCATTTTTAGCAGAATTAGCGGCAATTGGGCGTTTACCAATACCGACAGAACCTCTCGCGATGACCCCCTTGCGGGCGGTGTACCATACACCCTGCCATTTGAAATCACTCGGCGAAAGACAGCCTCTTCTGGAGATCTGCCGACTGATTCCCAAGCTGGAACTGCATGCCGTCGAACGGGGCTGTTCGGGAATGGCCGGCACCTTTGGGCTGTCGAGCAAAAATTTCCAGACCTCGATGAAAATCGGCCATGAACTCATGGAAACCATGCGATCCCGTGATTGGGATTTTGGCGTGACGGAATGTAGTGGCTGTCGTTTGCAGATGACCCAACGCACTTCCACGCCCACATTACATCCCATCAAGCTGATGGCGATGGCTTATGGTCTCATGCCGGAACTCAAGGCTCGGTTCAAGCACCAGACCAGAAAATATACTCTCGAATGA
- a CDS encoding metallophosphoesterase: protein MQPWPTRIQGPVAVIGDVHGQLDLLNSILSQLQQLPNYDELWIVLIGDLVDRGPDPGGVIQRILELREEHRRTTVVFGNHELAMLGALGWVPTPEFAEWNPRWIQFYDSEPTFRSYGVEPGDLEGLARAIPPEHKEFLTTMPWVVEHPENIFVHAGLDANQPTEMQLRILHAKDWTLVRPPWLCDKAFAAQDGPPDNWRRVISGHVPTAEVVIRPKRILTDTTGGLRGELSCVILPECRILQSRGGADRAVTQVDQSIPTRHHESSSATVNGAHVQPSAAVSPQRGISTESNRISERVSTSHGVPCDRSAEQKTPSGHAEQGRTASEKKRGSSRSNRREQPSGSAQKMSWWKRLLG from the coding sequence ATGCAACCCTGGCCAACCCGTATTCAGGGGCCTGTGGCTGTGATTGGCGATGTTCACGGTCAACTCGACCTGTTGAATTCCATCCTTTCGCAACTTCAACAGCTACCCAACTATGATGAGTTATGGATCGTTCTGATTGGGGATCTGGTAGACCGTGGGCCCGATCCTGGCGGGGTGATTCAACGGATTCTTGAACTCCGGGAAGAACATCGCCGCACCACGGTGGTCTTTGGTAATCACGAGTTGGCCATGCTCGGTGCCCTGGGCTGGGTGCCAACGCCAGAGTTTGCCGAATGGAACCCACGATGGATTCAATTCTACGACTCAGAACCGACGTTTCGTTCTTACGGGGTTGAGCCGGGTGATCTGGAAGGTCTGGCCCGGGCCATTCCGCCCGAACATAAAGAATTTCTGACAACGATGCCCTGGGTGGTGGAACATCCGGAGAACATCTTTGTGCATGCCGGTCTGGATGCCAATCAGCCGACAGAAATGCAGCTCAGAATTCTGCATGCCAAAGACTGGACGCTCGTTCGTCCACCCTGGCTATGCGATAAAGCCTTTGCTGCCCAGGATGGCCCGCCCGATAACTGGCGACGAGTTATCTCCGGGCACGTTCCCACAGCAGAAGTCGTTATCCGGCCCAAGAGAATTCTGACAGACACTACGGGTGGACTGCGTGGCGAACTGAGCTGTGTGATTCTTCCAGAGTGCCGGATTCTCCAGAGTCGCGGCGGGGCTGATCGCGCTGTGACTCAAGTCGATCAATCGATTCCCACCCGGCATCACGAATCATCATCAGCAACAGTAAATGGTGCTCACGTTCAGCCCTCTGCCGCAGTCTCTCCGCAGCGAGGGATATCAACTGAATCGAATCGAATCTCCGAGCGGGTATCGACTTCACATGGAGTTCCATGCGATCGATCAGCCGAGCAAAAAACGCCCTCAGGACATGCTGAGCAGGGAAGAACAGCTTCTGAAAAGAAGCGAGGGTCGTCTCGCTCAAATCGCAGAGAACAACCCTCGGGTTCCGCTCAGAAGATGTCTTGGTGGAAACGCCTGTTGGGATAA
- a CDS encoding M28 family peptidase — translation MNSGHPASDGDWKRCGLSHDRIFGHVLSLELWLCLLTLIVWHVPSHPQTLKAGEAQVSRAGVLQKPDVLTAANAEANEALNSKTHSSASSAESLIHRDAIRQTVGVLASDALEGRQAGSRGGQAAAAYLVTELKKTALEPAGTFQWYQEFGNNCRNILAKKTGSDPALREEVILLGAHFDHVGYGNVNNSRGGVGQIHNGADDNASGTSLLLSMARALDAHPPLRRTVIIAFWDSEENGLIGSTHWVNSGLVRTDRIRAVINTDMVGRLRNDTIKVQGWRSMAGFREILARANQSSKLRIKFDDTVNSDSDHWPFYSRRIPALQVDTELHEDYHRPTDDADRIDFEGIERISRWIFRAVLTLGNQDTIPAFRNEVLQESQRGVQYVTPLAATPPRLGLTWKNEPAEQGEIVIDYVRPGSAATLAGIEVGERIISFGPFTELNTQRLKSLVVTAPPVVPVTLRKPDGTQREVTLHLAGSAIRVGVATRSDPAMPHVVGVTDVIPFSPAAAAGLVPGDWIYQVAGQPVGSIQKWRQTADQMTEPTELEVENMGQLRKVIVTPILFSGSSGS, via the coding sequence ATGAATTCTGGACATCCAGCAAGTGACGGTGATTGGAAACGCTGCGGACTGAGCCATGACCGGATCTTCGGACATGTACTCTCACTCGAGCTGTGGCTTTGCCTGCTGACGCTTATCGTCTGGCATGTGCCGAGCCACCCTCAAACGCTGAAGGCTGGCGAAGCACAGGTCTCTCGAGCAGGAGTTCTCCAGAAGCCGGATGTTCTGACGGCCGCTAATGCTGAAGCCAACGAAGCGCTCAACAGCAAAACTCACTCTTCCGCCTCTTCCGCCGAAAGCCTGATCCATCGCGATGCCATCCGGCAGACGGTCGGAGTTCTGGCCAGCGATGCATTAGAAGGCCGTCAGGCGGGAAGTCGCGGCGGTCAGGCAGCGGCGGCTTACCTTGTAACCGAACTCAAGAAAACCGCTCTTGAGCCGGCTGGCACATTTCAGTGGTATCAGGAATTCGGGAATAACTGCCGCAACATTCTCGCGAAGAAAACCGGCAGTGATCCCGCGTTGCGAGAGGAAGTGATTCTCCTGGGAGCCCATTTCGATCATGTGGGTTATGGGAATGTGAACAACAGCCGGGGTGGCGTGGGACAGATTCACAACGGGGCCGACGATAACGCCAGTGGCACATCACTCCTGTTGAGTATGGCCCGTGCTCTGGATGCACACCCTCCACTGAGGCGTACGGTCATCATTGCCTTTTGGGATTCGGAAGAAAACGGGTTGATCGGCTCGACTCACTGGGTGAACAGCGGCTTAGTTCGCACGGATCGAATTCGCGCAGTGATCAATACCGACATGGTAGGCCGTTTGCGCAACGATACCATCAAGGTGCAGGGGTGGCGTTCGATGGCGGGGTTTCGCGAGATCCTTGCCCGGGCCAATCAGAGCTCGAAGCTGCGCATCAAATTTGATGACACGGTCAATTCCGATTCCGATCACTGGCCATTTTACAGCCGCCGGATCCCGGCCTTGCAGGTCGATACAGAGCTGCACGAAGACTATCACCGCCCCACAGACGATGCCGACCGAATTGATTTTGAAGGCATCGAGCGAATTTCCCGCTGGATCTTTCGTGCAGTGCTTACCCTGGGAAATCAGGACACAATCCCAGCTTTTCGAAATGAAGTTCTTCAGGAAAGCCAACGTGGTGTCCAGTATGTCACTCCTCTGGCGGCAACCCCTCCCAGACTCGGGCTCACCTGGAAAAACGAACCGGCCGAGCAAGGTGAAATCGTGATCGATTATGTGCGCCCCGGCTCAGCCGCTACATTGGCTGGCATTGAAGTCGGCGAGCGCATCATTTCATTTGGCCCATTTACCGAATTGAATACACAACGACTGAAATCTCTGGTGGTGACAGCTCCACCTGTCGTGCCTGTCACTCTCAGGAAACCCGATGGGACTCAGCGAGAGGTCACTCTTCATCTGGCGGGTTCCGCGATCCGCGTCGGTGTGGCGACTCGCTCTGATCCCGCCATGCCCCACGTGGTGGGTGTCACCGATGTGATCCCCTTTTCACCCGCGGCAGCAGCAGGATTGGTTCCAGGAGATTGGATCTATCAGGTGGCTGGTCAACCCGTGGGGTCCATTCAAAAATGGAGACAAACTGCGGACCAGATGACAGAACCTACAGAACTGGAAGTTGAGAATATGGGGCAGCTACGCAAAGTGATTGTCACCCCAATTCTCTTCAGCGGGTCGAGCGGCTCATGA